From the genome of Nakamurella flavida, one region includes:
- a CDS encoding ScyD/ScyE family protein — protein sequence MSRSIRSLSRPTPSDPVRRAGRRASAALLMAGVVVTTLFVPPLSASAAPTDADSTGIDSAGVDSAGVDGAGVDGAGVDSTGVDGADLAGADPDGATVDGADTDRYRGRSFAVLADGLTGNKALGLSSDGSLLLGGAKADGTGVLQKVVRSGRSAGTVTTLADLPAQPTDVGSAGRKAVWVLFGASSSPEEGQPPSAVAPANRLYRWTERGGLAEVADLGAFAAANPDPADLEGNPGESNAYGLQALSDGSVLVADAAANALRRVWADGRIVTVARFPVQVISTSHIPDPTLPPELPAEAVPTTVTVGRDGAWYVGELKGFPFTPGTSKVWRIARGSQDVTCDAAAPSRACSVSQDGLTSIIDMTVDRRGRLDVLELVKGGLAAAEGADPAAPPPPGTLVQIDRRGNRIELAAGKIVLPGGIVADPSGRGVYVTDGQLVPGGGRLLRIGC from the coding sequence ATGTCCCGTTCGATCAGGTCCCTTTCCCGCCCGACCCCGTCCGATCCGGTCCGTCGGGCCGGTCGTCGTGCGTCGGCCGCGCTGCTGATGGCGGGGGTCGTGGTGACGACGCTGTTCGTCCCGCCCCTGAGCGCGTCGGCCGCCCCCACCGACGCCGACAGCACCGGCATCGACAGCGCAGGCGTCGACAGCGCAGGCGTCGACGGTGCAGGCGTCGACGGTGCAGGGGTCGACAGCACCGGTGTCGACGGTGCGGACCTCGCCGGTGCGGATCCCGACGGGGCGACCGTCGACGGGGCGGACACCGATCGATACCGGGGCCGGTCGTTCGCCGTCCTGGCGGACGGTCTCACGGGGAACAAGGCCCTGGGCCTGTCCTCGGACGGCTCCCTGCTGCTCGGCGGGGCGAAGGCCGATGGCACCGGGGTGCTGCAGAAGGTCGTCCGGTCCGGCCGGTCCGCGGGGACGGTGACCACCCTGGCCGATCTGCCGGCCCAGCCCACCGATGTCGGTTCGGCCGGGCGGAAGGCCGTGTGGGTGCTGTTCGGCGCGTCGTCGTCACCGGAGGAGGGGCAGCCGCCGTCGGCTGTGGCTCCGGCCAACCGGCTCTACCGGTGGACCGAGCGCGGTGGGTTGGCCGAGGTCGCCGATCTGGGGGCCTTCGCTGCCGCGAACCCCGACCCGGCCGATCTGGAGGGCAATCCCGGGGAGTCCAACGCCTATGGGCTGCAGGCGTTGTCGGACGGCTCGGTGCTGGTGGCCGACGCCGCGGCCAATGCGCTGCGGCGGGTGTGGGCCGACGGACGGATCGTCACGGTGGCGCGATTCCCGGTGCAGGTCATCTCGACATCCCACATTCCCGATCCGACCCTGCCGCCCGAGCTGCCGGCCGAGGCGGTGCCGACGACGGTCACGGTGGGGCGGGACGGGGCCTGGTACGTGGGGGAGCTCAAGGGTTTCCCGTTCACGCCGGGCACGTCGAAGGTCTGGCGCATCGCTCGCGGGTCCCAGGACGTGACCTGCGATGCCGCCGCCCCGTCCCGGGCCTGTTCGGTCAGCCAGGACGGCCTGACGTCGATCATCGACATGACGGTCGACCGCCGCGGCCGGCTCGATGTGCTGGAACTGGTGAAGGGCGGGCTCGCGGCCGCGGAGGGCGCCGACCCGGCCGCCCCGCCGCCACCCGGCACGCTGGTGCAGATCGACCGCCGGGGCAACCGCATCGAGCTGGCCGCGGGGAAGATCGTGCTGCCCGGGGGCATCGTCGCCGACCCGTCCGGCCGCGGGGTGTACGTCACGGACGGTCAGCTGGTGCCCGGGGGCGGCCGGTTGCTCCGGATCGGCTGCTGA
- a CDS encoding DinB family protein yields the protein MAEWTADLRVRMDELLDEYRDGLRGALDGLTEEEARRSLVVSRTTLLGLVKHVTYVEAFWFDRAVTGRSLREIGVAATPDRSFVLADDDTVASIQQAHRDQCRRSRENVAGLDLGDEVTGHGERTVWALYVQVLRELAHHSGHADILREQIRP from the coding sequence ATGGCGGAATGGACGGCGGACCTGCGGGTCCGCATGGACGAACTCCTCGACGAGTACCGCGACGGTCTCCGGGGTGCCCTGGACGGGTTGACCGAGGAGGAGGCCAGGAGGTCCCTGGTCGTCTCCCGGACGACCCTGCTCGGACTGGTCAAGCACGTCACCTACGTGGAGGCCTTCTGGTTCGACCGTGCGGTCACCGGGCGCAGCCTGCGGGAGATCGGGGTGGCCGCCACCCCGGACCGGTCCTTCGTGCTCGCCGACGACGACACCGTCGCCTCGATCCAGCAGGCGCACCGTGACCAGTGCCGGCGTTCACGGGAGAACGTGGCCGGACTCGATCTGGGCGACGAGGTCACCGGGCACGGTGAGCGCACCGTGTGGGCCCTCTACGTCCAGGTGCTGCGCGAACTGGCCCACCACAGCGGGCACGCCGACATCCTGCGGGAGCAGATCCGCCCGTGA
- a CDS encoding FAD-binding and (Fe-S)-binding domain-containing protein — translation MSVQDLALAPRVRPTDPGLLADLERAAPGRVAARSLDRLAMAHDASHYLLTPSALVSPGSVDEVAALLAAATRQATPLTFRSGGTSLSGQGVTDSVLVDTRRHFKQITVLEDGARVRVQPGATIRQVNARLARHGRKLGPDPASEIACTVGGVVANNSSGMACGTEFNTYRTLESMILVLPGGTVIDTGSADAGRLLHDRERGLHDGLIALRDRVRGNPDSVRRITAQFAMKNTMGYGLNAFLDHTEPVDILTHLVIGSEGTLGFVAEATFRTLPVPTHAATGLLVFPDLRRATDALPDLVASGLATVELLDAVSLKVAQHDPKADEVLRTFAVADHAALLVEFQEQSADALADRERAARPMLTALPLTLPLTLTRDAAARAGLWHIRKGLYTAVAGARPSGTTALLEDIAVPVPALGDTCASLTELFARHRYEESVIFGHARDGNVHFLLNERFDRPDALDRYTAFTDDMVDLVLGAGGTLKAEHGTGRIMAPFVRRQYGDELYGVMREIKRLVDPAGVLNPGVVISDDPLIHVKHLKTTPTVEAEVDRCVECGYCEPICPSRDLTLTPRQRIVLRREMRDAETAGDTALVRELERDYDYAGLQTCAVDGLCETSCPVGINTGQLVRTLRAEDNGRVVQKAWETAAKHWSTVARAGGAALTAADRAPSTLVVGASKLGRAVLGTDTVPLWAPDLPRGGAPRVPAHRDGAELVHFPACIGTMFGPVEGSAGASAAFTALCERAGVALTTPVSIAGMCCGTPWKSKGLTQGYAEMAALVLPALWESTRHGELPVVCDAASCTEGLREMVAHGPERYRTLSIVDAVTVVHEQVLPRLTVTRPVDSVVVHPTCSSTRLGTNTALLALAAAVGEDVVVPDGWGCCAFAGDRGLLHPELTASATAAEAASVARAPAQAYVSTNRTCEIGMTRATGHEYRHVLELLEERTS, via the coding sequence ATGAGCGTCCAGGACCTCGCCCTCGCCCCCCGCGTCCGCCCGACCGATCCGGGCCTGCTGGCCGATCTCGAGCGGGCCGCCCCGGGCCGGGTGGCCGCCCGGTCGCTGGACCGCCTGGCCATGGCCCACGACGCCTCCCACTACCTGCTCACCCCTTCGGCCCTGGTCAGTCCCGGGTCGGTGGACGAGGTCGCGGCATTGCTGGCCGCCGCCACCCGGCAGGCCACCCCGCTGACCTTCCGGTCCGGCGGGACCTCGCTGAGCGGGCAGGGCGTGACCGATTCCGTGCTGGTCGACACCCGCCGCCATTTCAAGCAGATCACCGTGCTGGAGGACGGCGCCCGGGTGCGGGTGCAGCCCGGCGCCACCATCCGGCAGGTCAACGCGCGCCTCGCCCGCCACGGACGCAAGCTCGGCCCCGACCCGGCCAGTGAGATCGCCTGCACCGTCGGCGGTGTCGTGGCCAACAACTCCAGTGGCATGGCCTGTGGCACCGAGTTCAACACCTATCGGACGCTCGAGTCGATGATCCTGGTGCTGCCCGGCGGCACGGTGATCGACACCGGCTCCGCCGATGCCGGCCGTCTGCTCCACGACCGGGAACGCGGGCTGCACGACGGGTTGATCGCGCTGCGCGACCGGGTGCGGGGGAACCCCGACTCGGTCCGGCGGATCACCGCGCAGTTCGCCATGAAGAACACCATGGGCTACGGGCTGAACGCGTTCCTCGACCACACCGAACCGGTCGACATCCTGACCCACCTGGTGATCGGGAGCGAGGGCACGCTGGGCTTCGTCGCCGAGGCCACCTTCCGCACCCTGCCGGTGCCCACCCACGCCGCCACCGGGCTGTTGGTCTTCCCGGACCTGCGCCGGGCCACCGATGCCCTGCCCGACCTGGTCGCCTCCGGTCTGGCCACCGTCGAGTTGTTGGACGCGGTGTCCCTCAAGGTCGCCCAGCACGACCCGAAGGCGGACGAGGTGCTGCGGACGTTCGCCGTGGCCGACCACGCCGCACTGCTCGTCGAGTTCCAGGAGCAGAGTGCGGACGCGCTCGCCGACCGGGAGCGGGCCGCGCGGCCGATGCTCACCGCTCTGCCGCTGACCCTGCCGCTCACCCTGACCCGGGACGCCGCCGCCCGCGCCGGTCTGTGGCACATCCGCAAGGGCCTGTACACGGCGGTGGCCGGGGCCCGCCCGTCCGGGACGACGGCTCTGCTCGAGGACATCGCCGTACCGGTGCCCGCGTTGGGCGACACCTGCGCGTCGCTCACCGAACTGTTCGCCCGCCACCGGTACGAGGAGAGCGTCATCTTCGGCCACGCCCGCGACGGCAACGTGCATTTCCTGCTGAACGAGCGTTTCGACCGTCCCGACGCCCTGGACCGGTACACCGCGTTCACCGACGACATGGTCGATCTCGTCCTCGGCGCAGGCGGCACCCTCAAGGCCGAGCACGGCACCGGCCGGATCATGGCGCCGTTCGTCCGCCGGCAGTACGGCGACGAGCTGTACGGGGTGATGCGGGAGATCAAGCGCCTCGTCGACCCGGCCGGTGTGCTCAATCCGGGTGTGGTCATCAGCGACGATCCGCTCATCCACGTCAAGCACCTGAAGACCACTCCGACGGTGGAGGCCGAGGTCGACCGGTGCGTGGAATGCGGCTACTGCGAACCGATCTGCCCCAGCCGCGATCTCACCCTGACCCCGCGGCAGCGCATCGTGCTGCGTCGGGAGATGCGGGACGCGGAGACGGCCGGGGACACCGCGCTGGTCCGCGAGCTGGAGCGCGACTACGACTACGCCGGCCTGCAGACCTGCGCGGTGGACGGTCTGTGCGAGACCAGCTGTCCGGTGGGCATCAACACCGGCCAGCTCGTCCGCACCCTGCGCGCGGAGGACAACGGCCGCGTCGTGCAGAAGGCGTGGGAGACCGCGGCCAAGCACTGGTCGACCGTCGCCCGGGCCGGCGGGGCCGCCCTGACCGCGGCCGACCGCGCCCCGTCGACCCTGGTCGTGGGCGCGTCGAAGCTGGGTCGCGCGGTGCTGGGCACGGACACCGTCCCGCTGTGGGCGCCCGACCTGCCGCGCGGCGGTGCGCCCCGCGTCCCGGCCCATCGTGACGGGGCCGAACTGGTCCACTTCCCGGCCTGCATCGGCACGATGTTCGGCCCGGTGGAGGGCTCGGCCGGGGCGAGCGCGGCGTTCACCGCGCTGTGCGAACGGGCCGGGGTCGCCCTGACCACCCCGGTGTCGATCGCCGGGATGTGTTGCGGCACACCGTGGAAGTCCAAGGGCCTGACCCAGGGGTACGCCGAGATGGCCGCACTGGTGCTGCCTGCACTGTGGGAGAGCACCCGGCACGGCGAGCTGCCGGTGGTGTGCGACGCCGCCTCCTGCACGGAGGGCCTGCGCGAGATGGTCGCCCACGGCCCCGAGCGATACCGCACGCTGTCGATCGTGGACGCGGTGACCGTGGTGCACGAGCAGGTGCTGCCCCGCCTGACCGTGACGCGCCCGGTGGACAGCGTCGTCGTCCACCCGACCTGCTCGTCCACCCGGCTGGGAACCAACACCGCCCTGCTCGCCCTGGCCGCCGCGGTCGGCGAGGACGTCGTCGTGCCTGACGGGTGGGGGTGCTGCGCCTTCGCCGGCGACCGGGGTCTGCTGCACCCGGAGCTGACCGCGTCGGCCACCGCCGCCGAGGCCGCGTCGGTGGCGAGAGCTCCCGCCCAGGCCTATGTCTCGACCAACCGCACCTGCGAGATCGGGATGACCCGGGCCACCGGGCACGAGTACCGGCACGTGCTGGAACTGCTGGAGGAACGGACCAGCTGA
- a CDS encoding isochorismate synthase: MTLSRTSPVAAATRVRTTTRAASAGAELIAALPSPTGSASFVRDGDGLVGTGVFARTTVHGPDAAGQIARWWAEVSAGLEVRDEIGLPGTGPVVFVSLGFGDDDASVAVVPSVVHGRRDGTAFTTTLGSPGATPVRPVTTPGRVTYSDAFLSVGGFTGAVARATDRIHAGELDKVVLAHDLLATAQFPVDERFLLRQLARSYPTCWTFAVDGLVGASPEMLVRRTGRVVESRVLAGTAWRDEHGQGEAAIEAGLLASEKDLAEHRFAARSVADTLAPWCVELAVPDRPHPLKLANLTHLATDIRGTLDDRAPTALEVAALLHPTAAVGGSPRAEALALIRELEPHARERYAAPVGWMDSTGDGEFAIALRCAQVDGREVRLMAGCGIVAGSDPEIEAREAQIKMLPIRDALESRA; the protein is encoded by the coding sequence GTGACCCTGTCCCGGACGTCCCCAGTCGCCGCGGCGACGCGCGTCCGGACGACCACCCGGGCGGCGTCCGCGGGGGCGGAACTGATCGCCGCCCTCCCCTCCCCCACCGGCTCCGCGAGCTTCGTCCGCGACGGGGACGGCCTGGTGGGCACGGGTGTCTTCGCCCGCACCACCGTGCACGGCCCCGACGCCGCCGGGCAGATCGCCCGGTGGTGGGCCGAGGTGAGCGCCGGCCTGGAGGTCCGTGACGAGATCGGCCTGCCGGGCACCGGGCCCGTGGTCTTCGTGTCGCTGGGGTTCGGTGACGACGACGCCAGCGTGGCCGTGGTCCCGTCGGTGGTGCACGGCCGCCGCGACGGGACCGCCTTCACCACCACCCTCGGCAGCCCGGGTGCGACGCCGGTCCGTCCGGTGACCACCCCGGGCCGGGTGACCTACAGCGACGCGTTCCTGTCGGTCGGTGGCTTCACCGGCGCGGTGGCCCGGGCGACCGACCGGATCCACGCCGGCGAGCTGGACAAGGTGGTGCTGGCCCACGACCTGCTGGCCACGGCCCAGTTCCCGGTCGACGAGCGCTTCCTGCTGCGGCAGCTGGCCCGCTCCTACCCGACGTGCTGGACCTTCGCCGTGGACGGTCTGGTCGGCGCCAGCCCCGAGATGCTCGTCCGCCGCACCGGTCGGGTCGTGGAGTCCCGCGTGCTGGCCGGTACCGCCTGGCGGGACGAGCACGGCCAGGGTGAAGCGGCGATCGAGGCCGGGCTTCTCGCCAGCGAGAAGGACCTCGCCGAGCACCGGTTCGCGGCGCGGTCCGTCGCCGACACCCTCGCACCGTGGTGCGTCGAGCTCGCCGTCCCGGACCGGCCGCACCCGCTCAAGCTGGCCAACCTCACCCACCTGGCCACCGACATCCGGGGCACTCTGGACGACCGGGCCCCGACCGCCCTGGAGGTCGCCGCCCTGCTGCATCCGACGGCGGCGGTGGGCGGCAGCCCGCGCGCCGAGGCCCTGGCCCTGATCCGGGAGCTCGAACCGCACGCCCGGGAGCGGTACGCCGCCCCGGTCGGCTGGATGGATTCCACCGGTGACGGGGAGTTCGCGATCGCGCTGCGCTGTGCCCAGGTGGACGGCCGCGAGGTGCGCCTGATGGCGGGCTGCGGCATCGTCGCCGGGTCCGACCCGGAGATCGAGGCCCGGGAGGCGCAGATCAAGATGCTGCCGATCCGCGACGCCCTGGAGTCCCGGGCCTGA
- a CDS encoding FAD-dependent oxidoreductase, giving the protein MTVILERDCVIAGGGPAGMVLGYLLARSGLRVSVLEKHADFFRDFRGDTVHPSTVTVLRELGLRDRFLQLPVNRLRTLDLVVDDHRLRLVDFSTLPAPETFLVLAPQWDFLNFLGAEGAAFEGFDLRMNTDATGLIIEGDVVRGLRATGPDGDLEIRATLTVAADGRASTLRDAAGLVPEELGVPIDVLWFGLPKPTDPPPPTIAYASPRGMVITIDRGDRYQSGMVVKKGGLDALKQEGLPALRKHISDSATVLATVVEALTDWDQIKLLSVQINRLEKWHRPGFIAIGDAAHAMSPVFGVGVNYAVQDAVALSNAIAGDLAAGTAPEATLAAVQARRMGPVRKMQRVQRFAHGRLARATAGQHLAPRWAIGLLRASLPVTRRFLTRFIGLGFLPEHVDRPVR; this is encoded by the coding sequence ATGACCGTGATCCTGGAACGCGACTGCGTGATCGCCGGCGGCGGCCCGGCGGGGATGGTGCTCGGCTACCTGCTGGCCCGCAGCGGACTGCGCGTGTCGGTGCTGGAGAAGCACGCGGACTTCTTCCGCGATTTCCGCGGCGACACCGTGCACCCGTCGACGGTGACGGTGCTCCGGGAGCTCGGCCTGCGGGACCGCTTCCTGCAGTTGCCGGTGAACCGCCTGAGGACGCTGGACCTGGTCGTCGACGATCACCGCCTGCGGCTGGTCGACTTCAGCACCCTCCCTGCTCCGGAGACCTTCCTCGTGCTGGCCCCGCAGTGGGACTTCCTGAACTTCCTGGGCGCCGAGGGCGCCGCGTTCGAGGGCTTCGACCTGCGGATGAACACCGACGCCACCGGCCTGATCATCGAGGGGGACGTGGTCCGCGGTCTGCGGGCGACGGGCCCGGACGGGGACCTGGAGATCCGGGCGACGCTGACCGTGGCCGCAGACGGGCGCGCGTCGACACTGCGCGACGCCGCCGGCCTGGTCCCCGAGGAGCTGGGCGTACCGATCGACGTGCTGTGGTTCGGGCTGCCCAAACCTACGGACCCCCCGCCGCCCACCATCGCCTACGCGTCCCCGCGGGGCATGGTCATCACGATCGACCGCGGTGATCGCTACCAGAGCGGCATGGTGGTGAAGAAGGGTGGCCTGGACGCGCTGAAGCAGGAGGGGCTGCCCGCCTTGCGGAAGCACATCTCGGACAGCGCAACGGTTCTCGCGACGGTGGTCGAGGCGCTGACGGACTGGGACCAGATCAAGCTGCTGTCCGTCCAGATCAACCGCCTCGAGAAATGGCACCGACCCGGGTTCATCGCCATCGGCGACGCCGCCCATGCGATGTCACCGGTGTTCGGCGTCGGGGTGAACTACGCGGTCCAGGACGCCGTCGCCCTGTCCAACGCGATCGCCGGCGACCTCGCGGCCGGCACCGCTCCCGAGGCGACCCTGGCCGCCGTCCAGGCGCGCCGGATGGGACCGGTCCGCAAGATGCAGCGGGTCCAGCGTTTCGCCCACGGCCGCCTCGCCCGCGCGACGGCCGGTCAGCACCTCGCGCCGCGGTGGGCGATCGGCCTGCTCCGGGCGAGCCTGCCGGTGACCCGGCGGTTCCTGACCCGGTTCATCGGCCTCGGTTTCCTCCCGGAGCACGTCGACCGACCGGTGCGCTGA
- a CDS encoding DNA polymerase ligase N-terminal domain-containing protein, which produces MLHEHRKPRHHFDLRLEQAGVLRSWAVPRGMPVRPGENRLAIAVPDHDLDHLTYQDADKSIHDIGTWTGEDRTDRRFVFTLHGRDTDRRYALIRTPAGWLLHLMADQSTR; this is translated from the coding sequence GTGCTGCACGAACACCGCAAGCCGCGCCACCACTTCGATCTGCGCCTGGAACAGGCGGGCGTGCTGCGCTCCTGGGCCGTCCCGCGCGGGATGCCCGTCCGGCCCGGCGAGAACCGGCTCGCCATAGCGGTTCCCGACCACGACCTCGATCACCTGACCTACCAGGACGCCGACAAGTCGATCCACGACATCGGTACCTGGACCGGGGAGGACCGCACCGACCGCCGCTTCGTCTTCACCCTCCACGGACGCGACACGGACCGTCGCTACGCCCTGATCCGAACACCGGCCGGATGGTTGCTGCACCTGATGGCCGATCAGAGCACGCGGTGA
- a CDS encoding ANTAR domain-containing protein gives MPIIERFRSALVLAGRDPVLQGEVHQASRLSWAAAQVLGAQGAGITAMAQSRLVLALGSSSESAAVAERWQFSAGEGPDGDSLAGSTVLTATHAVMTRSWPVFTGHLLQHTDFRSLAVVHVPQVGALVVYFDDPVGCLQLDVGHARLVARSVGGVLAASEPLGADCWPGWDRPAVQLRSQVWTAVGMLVEHLQMTPPDALAVLRAGAFARDRCVDHLAHDLVCGVLAVHQFDV, from the coding sequence ATGCCGATCATCGAACGATTCCGGTCCGCGCTCGTGCTCGCCGGACGCGATCCCGTCCTGCAGGGCGAGGTCCACCAGGCGTCCCGCTTGTCCTGGGCGGCAGCCCAGGTGCTCGGCGCCCAGGGGGCCGGTATCACGGCGATGGCGCAGTCGCGGCTCGTCCTGGCGTTGGGGTCGAGCAGCGAGTCGGCGGCCGTCGCCGAGCGCTGGCAGTTCTCGGCCGGCGAGGGGCCGGACGGGGACTCCCTCGCCGGTTCGACGGTACTGACGGCCACCCATGCCGTGATGACCCGGAGTTGGCCGGTTTTCACCGGTCATCTGCTGCAGCACACCGATTTCCGGTCGCTGGCGGTCGTGCACGTCCCGCAGGTCGGTGCCCTGGTCGTCTATTTCGACGACCCCGTCGGTTGCCTGCAGCTGGACGTGGGGCACGCCCGGCTGGTGGCCAGGTCCGTGGGGGGCGTGCTGGCCGCCTCGGAACCCCTGGGGGCGGATTGCTGGCCGGGGTGGGACCGACCGGCGGTCCAGCTCCGTTCGCAGGTCTGGACCGCGGTGGGCATGCTGGTCGAACACCTGCAGATGACCCCGCCCGACGCGTTGGCGGTGTTGCGCGCCGGCGCCTTCGCCCGGGATCGGTGCGTCGACCACCTCGCCCACGACCTGGTGTGCGGCGTCCTGGCCGTGCATCAGTTCGACGTCTGA
- a CDS encoding helix-turn-helix domain-containing protein — translation MSDQEAARTALREYLTTRRGRITPADAGLPVSGRRRVPGLRREEVAMLAGISPEYYVRLERGAAAGISPEIVDTVAMALRLDGDERMHLDRLIAALTPAARRRRRPSEPDAVSPGIQVMLDALQDLPAVVFNGRLDIVAVNDLGRALYDSHFTGPDRPNAARFLFLDEDRARRFWPEWEKLAADVVAILRVQAGVNPDDPALVELIGQLSTRSAEFRTRWAAHDVRAHRSGVKRFDHPLLGQVALPTESMSVVAATDHILTVFTPRPGTPEHDALRLLASWNADRPAGAPVPRS, via the coding sequence ATGAGCGATCAGGAAGCGGCCCGCACGGCGTTGCGGGAGTACCTCACCACCCGCCGCGGACGGATCACCCCGGCCGACGCCGGACTGCCCGTCTCCGGTCGCCGTCGGGTCCCCGGGCTACGCCGTGAGGAGGTCGCCATGCTGGCCGGCATCAGCCCGGAGTACTACGTGCGCCTGGAACGCGGTGCGGCGGCGGGTATCTCACCCGAGATCGTGGACACCGTCGCCATGGCGCTCCGCCTGGACGGCGACGAACGCATGCACCTGGACCGGTTGATCGCGGCCCTGACGCCCGCCGCGCGCCGCAGGCGCCGACCCTCCGAGCCGGACGCGGTGAGCCCGGGCATCCAGGTGATGCTCGATGCGCTGCAGGATCTCCCGGCCGTCGTGTTCAACGGCCGACTGGACATCGTGGCGGTCAACGACCTGGGGCGTGCGCTCTACGACTCGCACTTCACCGGGCCGGACCGGCCCAACGCGGCCCGCTTCCTGTTCCTCGACGAGGACCGGGCCCGTCGGTTCTGGCCCGAGTGGGAGAAGCTGGCCGCCGACGTGGTGGCCATCCTGCGCGTGCAGGCCGGGGTGAACCCCGACGATCCGGCCCTGGTCGAGCTGATCGGCCAGCTGTCCACCCGCAGCGCGGAGTTCCGCACCCGTTGGGCCGCCCACGACGTCCGCGCCCACCGCTCCGGGGTCAAGCGGTTCGACCACCCGCTCCTCGGCCAGGTCGCCCTGCCCACGGAATCGATGAGCGTCGTCGCGGCCACCGATCACATCCTCACGGTGTTCACCCCCCGACCCGGGACGCCCGAACACGACGCCCTCCGTCTGCTCGCCAGCTGGAACGCCGATCGACCCGCAGGAGCGCCCGTCCCGCGGTCCTGA
- a CDS encoding alpha/beta hydrolase — translation MPYSLDPQVAAGLAALAGPDEPPPPLPAGDVEGRRAAVEALQTVAHALLPTPSDVAVRDFETTTADGATLLLRWYAKEGSSPGSAVLYAHGGGMILSTVAIYDGPVARYVSATGVPFLSVEYRYAPEHPAPTPVTDCHAGLRWLVEHADELGVDPARIAIMGDSGGGGVAASLAVYARDQGGPAVAEQILIYPMLDDRNTEPDPALVPFLTWTYDDNITGWGALLGGAAGGPEVDAYGAAARLTDFTGLPPAYIEVGELDIFRDEDLAYAQRLIAAGVSVELHLHPDIPHAAEALAPDTDIARRVNADRHRVIAAL, via the coding sequence GTGCCCTATTCCCTCGACCCCCAGGTCGCCGCCGGCCTCGCCGCCCTGGCCGGACCGGACGAGCCGCCCCCGCCGTTGCCCGCCGGCGACGTCGAGGGCCGCCGGGCCGCCGTGGAGGCCCTGCAGACCGTGGCCCACGCCCTGCTGCCCACCCCGTCGGACGTCGCCGTCCGCGACTTCGAGACCACCACCGCCGACGGGGCCACCCTGCTGCTGCGCTGGTACGCCAAGGAGGGCTCCTCCCCCGGGTCGGCCGTGCTCTACGCCCACGGCGGCGGGATGATCCTGAGCACCGTGGCCATCTACGACGGGCCGGTCGCGCGGTACGTCTCGGCCACCGGGGTGCCGTTCCTGTCCGTGGAATACCGGTACGCCCCGGAGCATCCCGCCCCGACCCCGGTGACCGACTGCCATGCCGGCCTGCGGTGGCTCGTCGAGCACGCCGACGAGCTCGGCGTCGACCCGGCCCGCATCGCGATCATGGGTGACAGCGGGGGCGGCGGGGTCGCGGCCAGCCTGGCCGTCTACGCCCGCGACCAGGGCGGCCCGGCCGTCGCCGAGCAGATCCTGATCTACCCGATGCTCGACGACCGGAACACCGAGCCCGATCCCGCTCTGGTGCCGTTCCTGACGTGGACCTACGACGACAACATCACCGGCTGGGGTGCGCTGCTCGGCGGGGCGGCCGGCGGACCCGAGGTGGACGCCTACGGAGCGGCCGCCCGGCTCACCGACTTCACCGGCCTGCCGCCGGCCTACATCGAGGTCGGCGAGCTGGACATCTTCCGCGACGAGGACCTGGCCTACGCGCAGCGGCTGATCGCCGCCGGGGTGAGCGTCGAGCTCCACCTGCACCCCGACATCCCCCATGCTGCCGAGGCTCTCGCCCCGGACACCGACATCGCCCGGCGCGTGAACGCCGACCGGCACCGGGTGATCGCCGCCCTCTGA